The DNA region CGATGGTCGCGTCGAGCTCGGCCTCCGGGCCGCGCGCCATGTCGAGGAAGGACGGCTCACCGTCGAACCCCTCGGGGGTGAACGCCTGCCGGTCGAGGCCCGCGGAGAAGGACTTGCCCTCACCGCGGAGCACGACGACCCGCACACTTCCGGGCAGCGCCCGTCCGGCCTCCGTCAACGCCCGCCACAGAGCGGGGGACTGAGCGTTGCGCTTGGCCGGATTGGTGAGGGTCACCGTGGCGACCGCGTCGTCGACGGTGAGTCGTACGCCGTCCTTGTCGAGCACAGAGTCGAGCGAGGTCATGGGGCGCCTCCGGATCGGTTCAGTCAGCATGCAGAGCTAAGTGACTGAACAGTAACCACCCGGTCGGCATCACTGCCGACCGGGTGGCCACCGCCGAAACCGGTGAGCCCCGGGACGGGCCGGACGGCCTGCCCCCGGGGCCGTCAGGCCGTGGCGGCCTTCTTGCCCCGCGTCGCTCCGCCACGTCCCCGCAGCGTGACTCCGGACTCACTGAGCATCCGGTGGACGAATCCGTAGGAGCGGCCGGTCTCTTCGGCCAACGCCCGGATGCTCGCACCGGAGTCGTACTTCTTCTTCAGGTCTGCCGCGAGCTTGTCGCGCGCGGCGCCGGTAACCCGGCTGCCCTTCTTCAGAGTCTCGGCCACCCGTGCCTCCTCATGGGAAGTGCGCTCTGGACTCTCATGATCACCCCTCGAGAGCTTCCTGGCCACCCATTCGGCAAGGTCCGTGCAACCCGGTTCCCGGCCAGGGAACGGGCCGACACGACCGGAATCCCGCATTCCGCGGGGTTGTGGCGGCAGGCGGGGCAGAGTCCGGGACGAACCGGCAGGTCAGGGCCACACGGGGTGCGCGGCCCCCATATGGGTGCGCCCGGCAGGTATCTGCCGGGCGCACCCCGGGGGTACGAGACGTACTCACGCAGATGATGGATCACACGTAGGCCGAATGATCCAGACGGAGTGGATCAGACGGCGGCGGGGCGGGATCAGGCCAGTGCGACCAGGTCCTGGTAGTCCGCGCCCCAGAGGTCCTCGACACCGTCGGGCAGCAGGATGATGCGCTCCGGCTGGAGGGCCTCGACCGCCCCCTCGTCGTGCGTGACGAGGACGACGGCGCCCTTGTACGTGCGCAGCGCACCGAGGATCTCCTCGCGGCTGGCCGGGTCGAGGTTGTTCGTCGGCTCGTCCAGGAGCAGCACATTGGCGGAGGAGACCACCAGGGTCGCCAGCGCGAGACGGGTCTTCTCACCGCCGGAGAGGACGCCGGCGGGCTTGTCGACGTCGTCACCGGAGAAGAGGAAGGAGCCCAGCGTCTTGCGGACCTCGACGAGGTCGAGGTCGGGCGCCGCGGAGCGCATGTTCTCCAGGACGGAGCGGTCCGGGTCGAGCGTCTCGTGCTCCTGGGCGTAGTAGCCGAGCTTGAGGCCGTGGCCCTCGATCACGTCGCCCGTGTCGGGCTTCTCGGCACCGCCGAGGAGCCGCAGCAGTGTGGTCTTGCCCGCGCCGTTGAGGCCGAGGATGACGACCCGGGAGCCCTTGTCGATGGCGAGGTCCACATCGGTGAAGATCTCGAGAGAGCCGTACGACTTGGACAGGCCCTCCGCCATCAGGGGGGTCTTGCCGCAGGGGGCGGGCTCGGGGAAGCGGAGCTTGGCGACCTTGTCGGAGACCCGGACGGCCTCCAGACCGGAGAGCAGTCGCTCGGCGCGCTTGGCCATGTTCTGCGCGGCGACGGTCTTGGTGGCCTTGGCACGCATCTTGTCGGCCTGCGAGTTGAGGGCCGCGGCCTTCTTCTCGGCGTTCTGCCGCTCGCGCTTGCGGCGCTTCTCGTCGGCCTCGCGCTGCTGCTGGTAGAGCTTCCACCCCATGTTGTAGATGTCGATCTGCGAGCGGTTGGCGTCGAGATAGAAGACCTTGTTGACGACCGTCTCGACGAGCTCGGCATCGTGGGAGATCACGATGAAGCCGCCGCGGTAGGTCTTGAGGTAGTCGCGCAGCCAGACGATCGAGTCGGCGTCGAGGTGGTTGGTCGGCTCGTCGAGCAGCAGGATGTCGGCGTCCGAGAAGAGGATGCGGGCCAGCTCGACGCGGCGGCGCTGACCGCCGGAGAGCGTATGGAGCGGCTGTCCGAGCACCCGGTCGGGCAGGCTGAGCGCGGCGGCGATGGTGGCGGCCTCGGCCTCGGCGGCGTATCCGCCCTTGGTGAGGAACTCCGTCTCCAGGCGCTCGTACTTCTTCATCGCCTTCTCGCGGGTGGCGCCCTTGCCGGTCGCCATCCGCTCCTCGTTCTCCCGCATCTTGCGCAGGATCTCGTCGAGGCCGCGGGCGGAGAGGACGCGGTCGCGGGCCAGCACGTCGAGGTCGCCGGTGCGGGGGTCCTGCGGGAGGTAGCCCACCTCGCCGGAGCGGGTGATGGTGCCGCCGACGGGGTTGCCCTCGCCCGCGAGGCACTTGGTGAGCGTGGTCTTGCCCGCTCCGTTGCGGCCGACGAGGCCGATGCGGTCGCCCTTGGCGATGCGGAAGGAGGCGGACTCGATGAGGATGCGGGCGCCGGCACGCAGCTCGATGCCGGAAGCGGTGATCACGGTAAAACTCCAGGGCGGTTGGACGGCGGTTACGGGACGAGGGCGGAGGTGTCTCGACGCCGCTAATGCACAAGGAGAATTGCCATGCGGGCCATTCTACTGGCGGTGTGCAACTGCTTTTCCGCATGCATCCATGACACTTGCCGGGTGGTTGCCCGGCGTCGCCGCTCCACTCCACCGCGCGACGAAAAAGGGCATAGCGGTGTGAACTATCCAATACTCGGCGGAGGTGCGGAGGCGGTGGGATCACCGCGGCCGGAGCGGAGGGTGGTGCCCCATGCAGTTCGACGACGACGCCGACCTGGACACGCCCGAGGTCCAGGACGTGCGCGGCAGCCGGATCCCGGGCGGCAGGGCCACCGTGGGCGGCGGCATCGTCGGCATCATCGCGCTGATCCTGGGGCTGCTCTTCGGTGTCGGCCCCGATCAGCCCGGCCTCTCGTCCGGCGGCCCGGACACGACGCCGACCGCCTCGACGGCGGCACAGGTGGAACAGTCCTGCCGGACCGGGCAGGACGCGAACACCAGGGACGACTGCCGGACCGTGGCCGTGGTCAACGGACACCATGTGCAGGACCTG from Streptomyces sp. NBC_01591 includes:
- a CDS encoding helix-turn-helix domain-containing protein; its protein translation is MAETLKKGSRVTGAARDKLAADLKKKYDSGASIRALAEETGRSYGFVHRMLSESGVTLRGRGGATRGKKAATA
- a CDS encoding ABC-F family ATP-binding cassette domain-containing protein, which translates into the protein MITASGIELRAGARILIESASFRIAKGDRIGLVGRNGAGKTTLTKCLAGEGNPVGGTITRSGEVGYLPQDPRTGDLDVLARDRVLSARGLDEILRKMRENEERMATGKGATREKAMKKYERLETEFLTKGGYAAEAEAATIAAALSLPDRVLGQPLHTLSGGQRRRVELARILFSDADILLLDEPTNHLDADSIVWLRDYLKTYRGGFIVISHDAELVETVVNKVFYLDANRSQIDIYNMGWKLYQQQREADEKRRKRERQNAEKKAAALNSQADKMRAKATKTVAAQNMAKRAERLLSGLEAVRVSDKVAKLRFPEPAPCGKTPLMAEGLSKSYGSLEIFTDVDLAIDKGSRVVILGLNGAGKTTLLRLLGGAEKPDTGDVIEGHGLKLGYYAQEHETLDPDRSVLENMRSAAPDLDLVEVRKTLGSFLFSGDDVDKPAGVLSGGEKTRLALATLVVSSANVLLLDEPTNNLDPASREEILGALRTYKGAVVLVTHDEGAVEALQPERIILLPDGVEDLWGADYQDLVALA